The Longimicrobium sp. sequence TTTCGGCCAGGAGCGGCGTCCAGGGCGCGGAGGGGGCGGCGAGCGCGTCTGCGGTGGCGCCGGGGAGGTGGATCGCCTCCAGGGTGCAGCGCTCGGGCGCGTTTCCCTTGAAGTGGTCGGTGTCGATCTCCACGCGGTGGATCGTGCCCGGCGCGGCGAGGCGCACGATGCTCCAGTCGTGGCCCGGCCCGCGGCGGCGTCGCGTCTCCCATCCGTCGCCCATGTGCGTGGAACGCCCGGGGAGCACCAGGTTCTGCCGGTCCCCAAAGAACATGTCGCTGCACGACACCACCCACCCGCCGTTCTCCATCGCAGCCAGATCCACCTCGCCCCCCGACCGGGCGAAGCGCGTCCACTCGGGCACCACCTCGCCGTGCACCCGCAGTCGCGCCACACCCCCATCCGGGTAGATGTGGAAGCGCAGATGCGTCAAACGCCGGTCGTGCGATACGTCAAAACGGTTCTTGTGATCGCCCAGCAACGGCGATTTCGGGAGGATCTCGGTCCACTCCGCGTGTGCCAGCTCGGCGGCGGACGGTGTGCCGGGGACGGAGCAGCCCTCCAGCGAGCAGTGCTCGGGGTAGTTGCCGCGAAAGAACGCCGTGTCCGCCACCACGCCGCGCACCATGCCTGGCGCGCCCAGGCGAATGATGCACCAGTCGTGGTCCGGCGAGTGGCGGCGGGTCTCCCAGCCGTCCATCCACTTGCCGCGCTCGGTGTACTCGCCCTCGCGCCACTCCGCGGGGCCGGGCTTCAGCAGGCCTTCCTTGGGGGCGAAGAACTCGTCATTGGCCGCCAGCACCGCGCCGCCCAGCCTCTCAGACGCCAGGTCCGGCAGCTCCTCGAAGTCGGTCATGCGTCGTCGCGAAGGAGGATGCGCCCGGCCGGCTGATCCGCAAAGCGGCCGCGGTCGTACACCTGCACCCCACGAACGTACGTCGCCAGCACCTCCCCGGCAAAGACTCCGCCCGCGTACGGAGTCACTTTGTGCCTGTGATGAAGCTCCTCCGGCCGCACGGTGGCCTCCGGGTCCGGGTCCCACACCACCAGGTCCGCATCGCATCCTACCGCAATGGAGCCCTTGCGCCCCTCCAGCCCCGTGAGTCGCGCCGGGGCCGCGCACATCCATTCGGCGACGCGATCGAAGCCGATCCCGCGCGCCCTCGCGTCCGTCCACATCACGCGCATCCCGAGCTGGAGCGACGCGATTCCGCCCCACGCCGTGAACCAGTCGCCGGCCTTCATCGACGGCGGGCACGGCGAGTGGTCGGACGCGACGAGATCCAGCTCGCCCGCCGCGAGCGCATCCCACAGCCGGTCGCGGTTCGCCCGGTGGCGGATCGGGGGCGCGCACTTCCACTCCAGCCCATCGTCGCGGATCTCCGCCGCCGCGAAGTGCAGGTAGTGCGGGCACGTCTCCGCGGTGACCGGCAGCCCCTCCGCGCGCGCCGCGCGGAGCAGCGGGAGCGCCTCCGCCGCCGCCAGGTGGACGATGTGCACCTGTGTGCCGAACTCGCGGCAGAGGCGGATCATCATCTCGATCGCCTCGACCTCTGCCTGAGGAGGGCGGGAGCGCAGATAAGTGGCATACGCGCGCGGGTCCTCGCCGGCGATGGCTGCGGCGGCGCGCTCCAGCGGCGCCGGAAGCTCGGCATGCACCAGCAGCGGCGCACCCAGCTCGGCCATGATCGGCATTGCGAGTCGCAGCTCCGCCTCGCCCACGTGGCCGAACTCAGCGACGCCGGAGGGGGCGAGGAAGCACTTGAAGCCGAGCACCCCCGCCTCCCACAGCGGGCGCAGCTCGGCCTCGTTCCCCGGCACCACGCCTCCCCAGAACCCCACGTCCACGCCGCACTTCCCGCGCGCCGCGTCCAGCTTCGCCCGCAGCCCATCCGCCGAAGTCGTGGCGGGGATGCTGTTCAGCGGCATGTCCACGATCGTCGTCACCCCGCCGGCCGCGGCGGCGCGGGTGGCGGTCGCGAAGCCCTCCCACTCCGTCCGCCCCGGCTCGTTGACGTGCACGTGCGTGTCCACGAGTCCCGGCATCAGGACCGCATCGCCCGCATCCACCACCGTCGCGCCATTTCCCGCATCGTCGAACGCCCGGATCGCCGCGATCCGGGCGCCCACCACGTGCACGGACGCGGGCCGCATGCCCTCCGGCAGGACCACGCGGCGCGCGCGGAAGACGATCTCGCTCACGCGACGCGCAGCCGGTACATGCCCTCACCCGGCGCGAAGCCCATGCGGCGCAGGTACTTGCTGTGCTCGCTGTTCCCGGGATCACTCAGGATCTCGTGCACGCCCAGCTCGCGAAAGAACTCCGCCTGGTCGGTGAAGAGGTAGCGCCCCGTCTTGAAGTCGCGGAACTGCGGGATCACGAAGTCCAGCACCACGCGGAGCGCGCCATCCCCCTCTGTCTCGCCGATGAAGAGCCCCGCCGGCACCATGTCGCGCAGCACGAAAAAGGTGAGCTGCCCCGCGGCCGGCGTGTGCGTGAAGCCGGGGAGGAAGCGCTGGATGTCGGCCTGGTAGAAGTCCAGGAAGTAGCGCAGGTACTCCGAATCCGGCTGCACGCGCAGGAGCTTGAAGTACTCGCGTGAAGCCAGCATCTGCCGCAGGTAGTACAGGTTGATGAGCACGATCAGCCCGTTCACCGCCGCCACGGGATACGCGTGGATCAGCACCCCGTACACCGTGAACGCCGCCGATCCCACCAGGTTGATGATCCTCAGCCGCAGGATCGAACTCATCATCAGTGACACGGCCACCAGCACCGACGCCACGTACCCCACGATCTCCAGCACCATCTGTGAATCCATGACCTCGTATCCTCTTCCCCGGAATCCTCTTGTGCACCCGCTAAGACGTGGAATCTACCAGCCCGCACTCGGTGGCGCATGCCCGCACGCGGAAGCGGGAACGGCCTACCCTCAGACTGTTCCCGCTAAACGTGAATCAGATGGTTATCTCACCAGTCCTACCTGCGGTAGCTCCCGGGCTTCATCTGCCAAGTGATCGCAGCAGACCGGCCAGCTCGCGCTCCAGCAGGCCCCAGTCCTGGGCTGAAGCGGTCTCCACCGCCGTCCGGATGCGCTCGGCGCCGCTGCGGGCGCCC is a genomic window containing:
- the alc gene encoding allantoicase, whose product is MTDFEELPDLASERLGGAVLAANDEFFAPKEGLLKPGPAEWREGEYTERGKWMDGWETRRHSPDHDWCIIRLGAPGMVRGVVADTAFFRGNYPEHCSLEGCSVPGTPSAAELAHAEWTEILPKSPLLGDHKNRFDVSHDRRLTHLRFHIYPDGGVARLRVHGEVVPEWTRFARSGGEVDLAAMENGGWVVSCSDMFFGDRQNLVLPGRSTHMGDGWETRRRRGPGHDWSIVRLAAPGTIHRVEIDTDHFKGNAPERCTLEAIHLPGATADALAAPSAPWTPLLAETGLQPHARHRFEDQVIAAGPATHVRLNVFPDGGIARLRLFGVLDARHSGGEGGGGDSGGGEIGRGEIDRGEGSGGGSGGG
- the allB gene encoding allantoinase AllB codes for the protein MSEIVFRARRVVLPEGMRPASVHVVGARIAAIRAFDDAGNGATVVDAGDAVLMPGLVDTHVHVNEPGRTEWEGFATATRAAAAGGVTTIVDMPLNSIPATTSADGLRAKLDAARGKCGVDVGFWGGVVPGNEAELRPLWEAGVLGFKCFLAPSGVAEFGHVGEAELRLAMPIMAELGAPLLVHAELPAPLERAAAAIAGEDPRAYATYLRSRPPQAEVEAIEMMIRLCREFGTQVHIVHLAAAEALPLLRAARAEGLPVTAETCPHYLHFAAAEIRDDGLEWKCAPPIRHRANRDRLWDALAAGELDLVASDHSPCPPSMKAGDWFTAWGGIASLQLGMRVMWTDARARGIGFDRVAEWMCAAPARLTGLEGRKGSIAVGCDADLVVWDPDPEATVRPEELHHRHKVTPYAGGVFAGEVLATYVRGVQVYDRGRFADQPAGRILLRDDA